In Chitinophagaceae bacterium, the DNA window TATACGTTGCGGGCAATTAAGAAAGGAGAGGAACTGACTGCTGATTATGGTATCACGCATCATGAAGGAAAACTACCTTGCAAGTGTGGCGCTCCTAATTGCCGTGGATATATCTGATTTGGAAGGGTTGTTTGAAACTGCAGCATCAATCAACCATAAGCTTTTGAACAGATGTACTTCCTTTTTCTTTAATCTGTAACAAATAATTTCCGGGTGGAAGACTGAATGGCATTTTAATTTTTCCTTCAACGGCCTGTAACTTCATTTTATCATGAATCCTGCCTTCCAGATCAACCACGGTAATAGTCACCTGCTCTGCTGATGAAGGAAGATTAAGTTCAACGAAATTTCCACTTACAGGATTAGGAGTGATATAAAAAGTGGCAGGCTCAGCAACAGACACTACGTTCGTTGCAATATCTGTATAGTACACTGTGATCCGGATATTATCAAGATATGAAATAGCCGGAGCGCCTGTTCCAAAGCACGTGTAACTAATTGATGCCAACGCAACACCGAATCCTTCACCATTAATTTCTTGCGGTAACCAATCAACTCCCCACAATTCAGTTTCGCCGCCATAACTAAAGTAGGTATCTGCAAATGGCCAGTTGGACGGATTGGCCATACTGTTTCCAACCGTGATGCCTTCTTTAATAAGTTTTACACCGTTATCCTGAATCATTGCACCACCGGAAGCTTTCTTTTCTACTTCCACCAGTATTCCATTGATGGTGGCGGTAGCAGGAATTACGAAACCGTATCCGGAAGTTTCAAGACATCTTGTATTGGCATCGCAGCAATCGCAGTGAGAAGCCTTTGCATAATCGTCATCCGAAATGAATATGCTTTCAGCAGGTAAATAATCCACCATGCTGCTATACGAAAA includes these proteins:
- a CDS encoding T9SS type A sorting domain-containing protein, translated to MRNIFFAFILFPVFCLGQQHQGPLTPGSAGNTSCPFSYSSMVDYLPAESIFISDDDYAKASHCDCCDANTRCLETSGYGFVIPATATINGILVEVEKKASGGAMIQDNGVKLIKEGITVGNSMANPSNWPFADTYFSYGGETELWGVDWLPQEINGEGFGVALASISYTCFGTGAPAISYLDNIRITVYYTDIATNVVSVAEPATFYITPNPVSGNFVELNLPSSAEQVTITVVDLEGRIHDKMKLQAVEGKIKMPFSLPPGNYLLQIKEKGSTSVQKLMVD